One window of Branchiostoma lanceolatum isolate klBraLanc5 chromosome 8, klBraLanc5.hap2, whole genome shotgun sequence genomic DNA carries:
- the LOC136440218 gene encoding alpha-tocopherol transfer protein-like: protein MAGIKTAQEKCVCTLSPALQEKAETELNEKPLRRDHDIQALRAMINARPDLNARTDDGFLLRFLRARKFDRDRAFKLLENYYQVRVGTPEIFENFLPSRIRHVLDKGVVAALPGKDREGRKVIIFRPGRWNPGDWPIYDNVRAVILSLELLLEEDETQVSGLIFVQEESGVTMRHAYQVGLSYARTIAKIFQDAFPVRVRGVHLVNESFLVDAIFAIIRPFLKDKLKKRIQLHGSVYETLHELTGTWVLPTELGGDGGPLGEMAKDWTEKLIRFEDRMVEYNKFGMVKL, encoded by the coding sequence atggctgGCATCAAAACGGCTCAAGAGAAGTGCGTGTGCACCCTCAGCCCTGCTCTTCAAGAGAAGGCAGAAACTGAACTGAACGAGAAGCCGTTACGGAGGGACCATGACATCCAAGCACTGCGAGCCATGATCAACGCCCGGCCGGACCTGAACGCCCGCACAGATGACGGTTTCCTGCTGCGATTTTTACGAGCCAGAAAGTTTGACCGCGACCGTGCCTTTAAACTGTTAGAGAACTATTACCAAGTAAGGGTGGGCACTCCTGAGATCTTTGAAAATTTTCTGCCCTCAAGAATAAGACATGTGCTGGACAAAGGCGTTGTGGCGGCTCTACCAGGTAAGGACAGGGAAGGGAGGAAGGTGATCATCTTTAGGCCAGGGCGGTGGAACCCAGGCGACTGGCCCATATATGACAACGTGAGAGCGGTGATTCTGTCATTGGAGTTGTTGCTCGAAGAGGACGAAACGCAAGTGAGCGGTCTGATATTCGTACAAGAAGAAAGCGGTGTCACGATGAGACATGCGTACCAGGTAGGTCTGAGCTACGCACGTACAATCGCCAAGATATTCCAGGATGCCTTCCCGGTCCGTGTAAGGGGTGTTCACTTGGTGAATGAGTCGTTCCtggtcgacgccatctttgCCATCATTCGGCCATTCCTTAAAGACAAACTCAAGAAGAGGATCCAACTACACGGCAGTGTGTATGAGACCTTACATGAGCTAACAGGTACTTGGGTCCTACCCACGGAGCTCGGGGGAGACGGGGGTCCACTGGGTGAGATGGCCAAGGACTGGACAGAGAAGTTGATACGTTTTGAAGATAGAATGGTGGAGTATAACAAGTTCGGTATGGTGAAATTGTGA